AGCGCTTTCTCCCAAGAGCGGCGACGCCTACGGCGCCATTCTGCCGATCCTCGACGAATACGCCCGCAAAGGCTGCGTCCAGGCGCAGCTGCTTCTCGCCCGCGCGCAGGATTGGGGCTGGCCGCCGCGCCGAACGGGATCCACCCCATGCTCTGGCTGCGCCGCGCGGCCGACGGGGGCTATGCGCAGGCGCAGCGGGAGCTCGGGCTCCTCTACGAAACGGGCGAAAGGCTCGAGAAAGACACCGCGCGGGCCGTCGCGCTTTACAGCGAAGCCGCGGCGCAGGACGACGCTTTTGCGATGAAGTTTCTCGCCGTGCTGTATCTGAACGGGAACAACCCCGCTCACAGAAGAACGGCTTTCGAGCTTCTCAATCGGGCGGACCGGGCGAATCTGCCCGAAGCGCAGCTGCTCCTCGCCCAGCTTTATCAAAAAGGGGTCTTCGTGAAGAAAGACGCAAAGCGGGCCGTGCAATGGTACAAAAAGGCGGCCCGAAACGGCAGCTCGGAGGCCATGAATATCCTGGCCTGGCGCTGCGAAAACGGCGAAGGCGTCAAAAAATCGCCGGCGAAGGCGCTGCAATGGTACAAGGCCGCCGCCGAACGGGGGGAGCACAACGCGCTCTTCCGTCTGGGCGTTCTGTATTACACGGGCAAACACGTCGCGGCCGATCACGCGCTGGCCTTCGAATATTTCAAGAAAGCGGCGGAGCTCGGCGACGTCACGGCATGGTACAACGTGGCCTGGTTGAACAAAACGGGCGACGGCACGGCGCAGAACTTTCAGGAGGCGAAGACCTGGTTCGAGCGCGCGGCGCTGACGGGCAACAGCCGCGCGCAGGTCAATCTCGGCGTGATGTACGCCAACGGCGAGGGATTCCCCGTCGATTTCGAGGAAGCCTGCTTCTGGTTCGAACTGTCGAAACTCTGCGGCAACGAGGACGCGCAGCAAGGGCTGGATTTCGTCGCGCCGCAACTGGATGACGCGGCCAAAGACCGCGCCCGGCGCCGCGCGCAGCGGACTTTCAAACGGATGCGCCGGCAGCGCGACGAGCAGCCGTAAGGCTCGGCCTGCCTCGCGCCGCGGCGCTCGACGAGCGGGACGAAAGAGTTTTTTCCGGCAGGAATCCTTTCGAGCCGCGGCGCGCCCCATACAAAAAGCGGCCGGAAGCCGATGATCTTGATTTCATCGGCTTCCGGCCGCTTTGATTGTTCCACGTGGAACATCGCGGCTCGAGGAGCTTTCGCGCTTTATTCAAGGCTGGCGGAGCGGTTTTCGCGGTCGGCGACGGCAACGCGGCACGTTCCGCCAAGATGGCGCCGCGTTTTTTCCGCCAGCGTTTCCAGCGCGTGGCGCAGATCCTCGCGGCGTTCCGGAGCGACGGATTCGATGACCAGAAAGGCGTTGACCGTGTCTTCGGTCAGCATGGTGCGCTGGCCGTCGCGCCAGTTCCAGCAGCGGCATACGGCGCCGGCGTCGTCGCGGTAGCAGACTTCGCCGGGCAACGTCGGCTCTTCCGTCTCGTCGCCAAGCGCCAGGAAGGGATCGCCGCCGGCGCTGACGTCGAGGCGCAGGTCTCCCCGGAAGGCGTCGAGATCTTCGCCGCCGACGGGGAAGCCCCAGGTGAGCGACACGGCGTTGTAGATGTCCACCAGCGGGTTGACGCTGCCGAGACCCTTGCCTTTTTCCACCCGCTTCAGCAGCGCTTCGATCGAGCTGCGCGCGCCTTTTTTCGTTTTGAAGAGCTTGAAGGCGTCGCGCCAGACCGCCACGACGGGACACTGGCTGAGCGTTTCGCCAGTGAGGTATTTTCTCGACTCGTTCAGCGCGCTCTCAAGGTCTGCGGCGATGGCGGAGCGGTCTTTCACCCTGTCGGCGTGGTTTTCCAGGCCGCGGGCGACGACGATGCCGATCTCGGCCTGGGGAAACAGGTTCCAAAACGGTTCCGAAGCGGTAAAGCGGGCCATATGCGCATCTTCTCCTTACGTTCGCACGTTCCATGACGCAGAGCGGCACGACTTAAAAAAGTCGTGCCGCTCTGCGCGTCCGATTCCCAAGCTCGGTTTATCGGCGTTCGCAGAGCTCGAGCAGCACGCCGCCGGTCGATTTGGGATGCAGAAAGGCGATCATCGCGCCGCCCGCGCCGCGGCGGGGCTTTTCGTCGATCAGGCGAACGCCTTTTTCCTTCAGTTCGGCCAAAGCCGCTTCGAGATTCTCGACGCGGATCGCCACGTGATGCAGGCCGCCGCGGCCGCCGTTTTTCTCCATGAACTTGGCCACCGGGCTGTCGTCGCTGGTCGGCTCGAGGAGCTCAACTTCGGTGTCCTTGATGGGAAGGAACGCCGTCTTCACCTTCTGGTCGGCGACCTCCTCCACGCCGTGGCACGTGACGCCCAGCGTGTCCTGCCAGAACGCGAGCGCTTCGTCGATGCTGGGCACGGCGACGCCGAGATGATCGATCACTGTAAGATTCATTTTCATATCCCCTTTGAATGATCGCGGAACTTCGCTTCGCCTATGATAGCAGAAAAACGCCAAAGCTCAAGGCGGATTCTCTCCCCGGACAAGGCGGGCGGAAGCGGCCGGCTCCTCTTCGAAAAAACGGATCGCCGTCCCCAGCCGCGGGCCGATCCGCGGCGCCGCCCAGAGCGCGAAAAGAAGGCCGATCAGCAAAAACGGCGCCAGCGGCAGCGCGTCTTTTCGCCCGACGCGCTTCGCAAGCAGCAGGAACAGGGCGGCGACGCCGCCCGAGACGATGCCGCCGTACAGAGTCAGCGCCGTCAGCTTCCAGCCCAGCAGCGCGCCCAGCCCCGCCATCAGGAACACGTCGCCCCAGCCCATGCCGCCGCGCGTGACCAGGACGATCAGCGCCAGCGGCGCGGCCCCGGCCGCCATGCCCAGAAGAATTTCCTTCGCTCCGGACAGAACGCCGTAAGGCAGCCGCAGCGCCAGCGCCGCCGCCAGAGAAGCGGCGACGGCCCGATCGTAAACGTAGCCGTCGCTCAGGTCGGTCAGCGCGTGAAACTCGGCGAAGCACAGCGCCGCCGCGGCCAGCGCCCAGTCGCGGCGCAGCGGCCATCCCGAAACGAGCAGAGCCCAGGAAACGGCCGTCAGAACGGCGCAGCCGGCGAAGGCGCGCCGGCCGGCAAGGATCTTCCTTTCATCGTCCGCCGTCCGGCGCGCGAGCGCGCACACGAAGGCTCCGGCGGCGGCTCCGCACAGGGCGGCCACCCAGCAGGGCGTCATCGGCCTTATTTGAACAGCGGCAGCAACGCCTTGAACTCCGGCGTCCCTGCCCGGCCCAAAAGCTGATAGACGACCGTTTCCACCGGCAGCACGGCGACGCCCGCCGCCAGCAGGTTGCGCATCGCCAGCTCGTGATGTCTGCGGTTGCGGCTCGCGCACGCCTCTTCGACGACGGCGACGGCACAGCCGCGTTCTTTCAGCTCCATGGCCGTGGAAAAAACGCAGATATGGCTCTCGATCCCGAAGACGACGGCCGACCTCCGCCCGCAGCGCGCCAGCGCCGCCGCAAAACCGTCCGCGCCGAAGCAGGAGAAGCTGGTTTTGTCCATCACCGCCGCGGGACCGAGCAGCCCGCGCAGCGGCGGCACCGTCGCTCCCAGTCCCTTGGGATACTGCTCGGTCGCCAGCACGGGGATTTTCAATACCGCCGCCGACTTCAGCAGCCGCTCCGCCTCGTACAAGACCGGCTCGATCCCGCTCATCGCCGGCACTAATTTTTCCTGCAGATCGATCATCACAAAAACGCATTTTTCCGCGCGCAGACGCACAGGTTCCATGTTTTTCCTCCTCGGGGCATAGATTTCCTCGTGACTTATTATCCCATACATTTCACGTCATGAGAACAAAGTCGATTTTTGTGATATGCTTATTCAATCGAAAAGTTCACGCTCTGTGGAGGTATAAAATGGACAAAGATTTTTCCGACGCGCCGACGCCGCTGACTGTCAGCTCGTTGATGCGCAGCATGCTCAATCCCGACTATCCGTCGCACATCGTCAGGCTGCTTAACCAGGTCAAAGGCTGGCTGACCAAATCGTTCCGCCTGGACGGGCTGGATCTGCCCTACTGGGAAGCGATCCGCGAGGATCCCGACATGTTCTTCGGCGAACTCTCGTGGCTCGAATCGCAGGCCGCCCTGCTGCCCGCCATAACGCCGCCGGCGCCGCGCCCCGAAGCCGTGGTGCTCTATCTCGGCGAAGTCGATCTCACCGACGCCATGCGCCTCGCCGTCGATTACAGCCTGATCTTTTCGCGCGAGGAATGCCGCCGCATGTGGGTCGTCTCCGACTGCTGGATCCCCTTCGACGTGCTCGAATACAGCGACCACATCAAGGCCATGGCGGAACACGGCATATCGCTGCGCTTTCTCGTCGTCACGCCCTGGGGGTGGGTGGAACTGCCCGTCGCCGCGCTGGGCAAGGTGCAGCTGCCCGGCATTTCGTCCTCCGACGGCGGCGCGGGAAGAAACCGGCGGCGTCACAGCGACGACGATTGATCCGCCGAATTGCCTCATTGACGAAACGGGAACAATGTTGTACAATTCCCGTCGTGTCCGGGGTGTAGCGCAGTCTGGTTAGCGCGCCTCGTTCGGGACGAGGAGGTCGGAGGTTCGAATCCTCTCACCCCGACCATTTTCGGATGCACAAGCCCCGGCCTTGGCCGGGACTTTTTTTGTCCGCAAAGATTCGATTGACTAAAATTGACCTTCCGATTAAAATAAACGCGCAAAGGAGTGACGGCGATGGAACAGAAGAAGAAAGACCATGTGGTCGCGCTGAACCGCAAGGCGCGCCACGACTACTTCGTCGTCGATACCTTCGAATGCGGCGTCGTGCTGACCGGCACGGAGATCAAGTCGGTGCGCGCCGGCAAAGTCAACTTGAAAGACGGCTACGCCAAGTTCGAACGCGGCGAGCTGTGGCTGATGAACGTCCACATCTCCCCGTACGAAAAAGCGAGCTGGGCCCAGCACGATCCGCGCCAAAACCGCAAGCTGCTGCTCCACAAGTCGGAACTGCGGCGGCTCGGTGCCAAGGTCAAAGAGAAAGGCTTCACGCTCGTTCCCCTTTCCATGTACCTGAAGGAGGGACGGCTGGCGAAAGTCGCGCTGGCCCTCGCGCAGGGAAAGAGCGCGCACGACCGCCGCGACGCGATCATCGCGCGCGACGCCAAGCGCGCCATCGCACGGGAGCTGCGCAACCGCGGCAAAGAGTATTAGCCGGTTGTGTGTCGTCCGATGTTCCACATTCATTGGGGGCGATCAGGTTCGACTGGTATGGTGGAAGTCTGAGAGCAGGCCGAGCGACAGGCGTTACCTGTCACAAAAAAGAAACGACAACAACTACGCACTGGCTGCTTAACCAAGCAACCGCCCGAGCAACTGAGAGCGCCCGCAAGGTTGTGAGGGTCAATCACTGCGAGCGGCGTATGGTCTCGGAACGTAGAGAGGCGGCGGCTGTTTTGTCGGTCACAGTCCCGCTTCTGCGCAGTAAAGAAATCGACTAAGCCTGTAGCCGCTCATTCATACACACCATGTCAGGACCGGGGTGCGATTCCCCGCGCCTCCACCAGAACAAAATTTCACGAAGAGTCACATAGAGACAAGGCCGGACGATGTCCGGCCTTTTTGTTGTAATACTAATTCTTGATAGAAAGTATTAACATAGTTTTCAAGGCGCTGCAGGGGAGTTCAGTCGCTCAGAAGGAACTCAACCGCTGCGCGGTCTGCGCGGCTCGCTTTGTGAATCTCCCCCGTAGCGCTTTCGCGTTCGGCTTTTTAATTGAGAAATAGTATAGAATCATACCCACCGGCCGTGCCGGTTTATGCCCTCGAAGAGG
This sequence is a window from Pyramidobacter sp. YE332. Protein-coding genes within it:
- the smpB gene encoding SsrA-binding protein SmpB; its protein translation is MEQKKKDHVVALNRKARHDYFVVDTFECGVVLTGTEIKSVRAGKVNLKDGYAKFERGELWLMNVHISPYEKASWAQHDPRQNRKLLLHKSELRRLGAKVKEKGFTLVPLSMYLKEGRLAKVALALAQGKSAHDRRDAIIARDAKRAIARELRNRGKEY
- the mce gene encoding methylmalonyl-CoA epimerase, with product MNLTVIDHLGVAVPSIDEALAFWQDTLGVTCHGVEEVADQKVKTAFLPIKDTEVELLEPTSDDSPVAKFMEKNGGRGGLHHVAIRVENLEAALAELKEKGVRLIDEKPRRGAGGAMIAFLHPKSTGGVLLELCERR
- a CDS encoding A24 family peptidase; translation: MTPCWVAALCGAAAGAFVCALARRTADDERKILAGRRAFAGCAVLTAVSWALLVSGWPLRRDWALAAAALCFAEFHALTDLSDGYVYDRAVAASLAAALALRLPYGVLSGAKEILLGMAAGAAPLALIVLVTRGGMGWGDVFLMAGLGALLGWKLTALTLYGGIVSGGVAALFLLLAKRVGRKDALPLAPFLLIGLLFALWAAPRIGPRLGTAIRFFEEEPAASARLVRGENPP
- a CDS encoding B3/4 domain-containing protein, which codes for MARFTASEPFWNLFPQAEIGIVVARGLENHADRVKDRSAIAADLESALNESRKYLTGETLSQCPVVAVWRDAFKLFKTKKGARSSIEALLKRVEKGKGLGSVNPLVDIYNAVSLTWGFPVGGEDLDAFRGDLRLDVSAGGDPFLALGDETEEPTLPGEVCYRDDAGAVCRCWNWRDGQRTMLTEDTVNAFLVIESVAPERREDLRHALETLAEKTRRHLGGTCRVAVADRENRSASLE
- a CDS encoding tetratricopeptide repeat protein, which gives rise to MLWLRRAADGGYAQAQRELGLLYETGERLEKDTARAVALYSEAAAQDDAFAMKFLAVLYLNGNNPAHRRTAFELLNRADRANLPEAQLLLAQLYQKGVFVKKDAKRAVQWYKKAARNGSSEAMNILAWRCENGEGVKKSPAKALQWYKAAAERGEHNALFRLGVLYYTGKHVAADHALAFEYFKKAAELGDVTAWYNVAWLNKTGDGTAQNFQEAKTWFERAALTGNSRAQVNLGVMYANGEGFPVDFEEACFWFELSKLCGNEDAQQGLDFVAPQLDDAAKDRARRRAQRTFKRMRRQRDEQP
- a CDS encoding isochorismatase family protein — encoded protein: MEPVRLRAEKCVFVMIDLQEKLVPAMSGIEPVLYEAERLLKSAAVLKIPVLATEQYPKGLGATVPPLRGLLGPAAVMDKTSFSCFGADGFAAALARCGRRSAVVFGIESHICVFSTAMELKERGCAVAVVEEACASRNRRHHELAMRNLLAAGVAVLPVETVVYQLLGRAGTPEFKALLPLFK